One Methylophilus sp. TWE2 DNA segment encodes these proteins:
- a CDS encoding DNA recombination protein RmuC translates to MALQIIQLLLLLLVIGILLWHSRKQQLASQQALAQLLAQQLEEKHRMMMSEMHQSLNQLADRLQNLNTDQQDRLRAQLSLELTATREAMQALQVAQRDHLTQSSEQLSLSLRNGLSEQGMLQQNLLKTALQTTTQSLTQSIEALTKIVDTRLEEMSGKVSERLEAGFKKTNETFVSVMARLATIDEAQKKIDGLSVNVVSLQELLGDKRSRGAFGEVQLEGLIRNVLPNSSFAMQHTFSNGARVDCALFLPEPTGTVAVDSKFPLENYHRMTDSGQGDLIQAQAAKLFKADVKKHIDDISSKYIIANETSDGAVMFIPAEAVFAEIHAYHRDVVDYAMQKRVWMVSPTTLMAVLNTARAVLKDVEMRKQVHIIKDELGKLSKDFDRFDTRMKKLADNIRQAHENAQDVHISSQKISRRFAQIEKVELAQAEGLETLELLDELDEVGKNTPT, encoded by the coding sequence ATGGCACTACAAATTATTCAATTACTGTTATTGCTGCTGGTTATCGGCATACTGCTCTGGCATTCACGCAAGCAGCAGTTGGCTTCGCAGCAAGCGCTGGCGCAGCTTCTTGCGCAACAACTCGAAGAAAAACACCGCATGATGATGAGCGAGATGCATCAATCGCTTAATCAGTTGGCTGATCGTTTGCAAAACCTCAATACGGACCAGCAGGACCGCTTGCGTGCGCAGTTATCTCTGGAACTCACCGCCACGCGCGAAGCCATGCAGGCTTTGCAGGTAGCGCAACGAGACCATTTGACACAGAGCAGCGAACAATTAAGCTTAAGTTTGCGCAATGGCTTGTCAGAGCAAGGCATGTTGCAACAAAACCTGCTTAAAACCGCCTTGCAAACCACGACTCAAAGCCTGACCCAAAGTATTGAAGCCCTGACCAAAATCGTGGATACGCGCCTCGAAGAAATGAGTGGCAAGGTCTCAGAGCGCCTGGAAGCAGGGTTCAAAAAAACCAACGAAACCTTTGTTAGCGTGATGGCTAGACTGGCCACGATTGATGAAGCACAGAAAAAAATTGATGGCCTCAGCGTCAATGTGGTGAGTCTGCAAGAGCTGCTAGGCGACAAGCGTAGCCGTGGCGCGTTTGGTGAAGTACAACTGGAAGGACTCATCCGCAATGTGTTGCCCAATAGTAGCTTTGCCATGCAGCATACCTTTAGCAATGGCGCCCGCGTAGATTGTGCCTTGTTCCTGCCTGAGCCCACAGGCACGGTGGCGGTCGACAGCAAATTCCCGCTGGAAAACTATCATCGTATGACAGATAGTGGCCAGGGCGATCTGATACAGGCACAAGCGGCCAAGCTATTTAAAGCTGATGTGAAAAAGCATATTGACGATATCAGCAGTAAATACATCATTGCCAATGAAACGTCAGATGGGGCGGTGATGTTCATTCCGGCTGAAGCCGTATTTGCCGAGATTCATGCCTATCACCGGGATGTGGTCGATTACGCCATGCAGAAACGGGTGTGGATGGTCTCGCCAACTACCCTGATGGCGGTGTTAAACACCGCACGCGCCGTGCTCAAAGATGTGGAAATGCGCAAGCAGGTACATATCATTAAAGATGAACTGGGTAAACTCAGTAAAGATTTTGACCGCTTTGATACCCGCATGAAAAAACTGGCTGATAATATCCGTCAGGCGCATGAAAATGCACAGGACGTACATATCAGTAGCCAGAAAATTTCCAGGCGCTTCGCCCAGATTGAAAAAGTCGAACTGGCACAAGCAGAGGGGCTGGAGACGCTGGAATTGCTCGATGAATTAGACGAAGTCGGAAAGAACACGCCTACATGA
- the moaD gene encoding molybdopterin converting factor subunit 1: MKITILYFARIKEVVNYSSEEVVLPEAVETIVALKSWLSGRGDTWQKLFNGGGVVRAAINHELVDDMAMFEEGDEVAFFPPVTGG; encoded by the coding sequence ATGAAAATCACCATTTTATATTTTGCCCGTATTAAAGAGGTTGTGAACTACTCCTCTGAAGAAGTGGTGCTTCCAGAGGCTGTGGAAACGATAGTCGCTCTCAAGTCCTGGTTATCTGGCCGCGGCGACACTTGGCAAAAGCTGTTTAATGGCGGTGGCGTGGTGCGTGCAGCGATCAACCATGAACTGGTCGATGACATGGCCATGTTTGAAGAAGGCGATGAGGTGGCGTTTTTTCCACCTGTGACCGGAGGCTAA
- a CDS encoding molybdenum cofactor biosynthesis protein MoaE, producing the protein MGEALYLKVSVQPEDFDAGHELQQLRASTPQAGALVNFVGLVREISESGQLSEMVIEHYPGMTEKALQQIAQQASQRWPILGVRIIHRVGTLPAQSQIVMVATTSLHRQAAFEACAFMMDYLKTEAPFWKKEIGDFGQHWVEARATDEQAKQQWKQPK; encoded by the coding sequence TTGGGCGAGGCGCTTTATCTAAAGGTGTCCGTACAGCCGGAGGATTTTGATGCCGGGCATGAGTTACAGCAGCTACGGGCAAGCACACCGCAAGCCGGAGCGTTGGTCAATTTTGTTGGCCTGGTGCGTGAAATCTCTGAGAGTGGCCAGTTAAGCGAGATGGTGATTGAGCATTATCCGGGCATGACTGAAAAAGCCTTGCAGCAGATTGCCCAACAGGCGTCACAACGCTGGCCCATCCTGGGTGTACGCATCATACATCGCGTTGGCACCCTGCCAGCGCAGTCGCAGATTGTCATGGTCGCCACCACCAGCTTGCACCGGCAGGCAGCGTTTGAAGCTTGCGCTTTTATGATGGATTATCTCAAAACCGAAGCACCGTTCTGGAAAAAGGAAATAGGGGACTTTGGTCAGCACTGGGTAGAAGCCCGGGCGACTGATGAACAAGCAAAACAACAATGGAAACAGCCTAAATGA
- a CDS encoding Lon protease family protein, translated as MMQVLSPDEITVSHKLSPMSFESTEELLAAADLSLTDYGWKLQPEAQKTLMLGLSLQQAGCNVLVLGTPGSGRAGLTMAAMKAAAVTGIDSSLTDLVALYDFSQQSCANYIKVPAGLGAQLRTVMESFIKALIAEMQQWVDANGQVNFPQAETWLEERVDGLRSQLSSAKLSPFFNVIKPEVLGYLQAWQQLGNDSENGTDGLANEAFLSRFRVNLLVDQRANLTTGVKQPVIEEKDPGFAALFGMLETAVGEAAQWPEFLRLRAGSVHQADGGMLLLHLRDLMQDEGNGSALLEKLYRLMRNREVQIEDWANHAQHGAGGNRHGALPVYVKIIMIASREDYYDCLEAQPDFFDFFPIKVEFEDRVAASLDNYAWIAGYIARKCQQQVLPHFSGAAVNVMLQFMHRVEEDQGRISTRFVHLDQLMHESVAVAGDARLVTDSHVKQALSARLLRQQFFETQIRDSIIDNELLIQVHGHVVGQVNGLTHIELGDASFGSPIRITARCYPGRSGVINIDREVEMSGPSHDKGIYILQNWLSASFWALAPLSLNASLVFEQEYNGVEGDSASCAELFALLSALTGLPIKQGMAVTGALNQFGEVMPIGGVNEKIEGYFRVCQALGLNGEQGVIIPKRNQRHLILDESVVTAVNNGMFKIIAIDHVLEGIAHLTDCEAGVQEADGTYQGDSLMARAQATLANYRLTLERNQARMAHIQQQQDHLSA; from the coding sequence ATGATGCAAGTACTTAGCCCTGATGAAATCACCGTTTCCCATAAGCTGTCGCCTATGTCGTTCGAGTCTACCGAAGAGCTGCTGGCTGCGGCTGATTTGAGCCTCACTGACTATGGCTGGAAATTACAGCCGGAGGCGCAGAAAACCCTGATGCTGGGGCTGTCATTACAGCAGGCTGGTTGCAATGTGCTGGTGCTGGGTACGCCAGGCTCCGGTCGAGCCGGACTGACCATGGCAGCCATGAAGGCAGCGGCAGTCACTGGTATCGACAGTTCGCTCACCGACCTGGTGGCCCTGTACGATTTCAGCCAACAGTCCTGTGCCAATTACATCAAGGTGCCAGCCGGATTGGGGGCTCAATTACGCACAGTGATGGAGTCCTTTATCAAGGCGTTGATAGCCGAGATGCAACAATGGGTGGATGCCAACGGCCAGGTGAATTTTCCACAGGCGGAAACCTGGTTGGAAGAACGTGTGGATGGTTTACGCTCGCAGCTAAGCAGCGCCAAGCTGTCGCCTTTTTTTAATGTCATCAAACCCGAAGTACTGGGCTATTTGCAGGCCTGGCAACAACTGGGTAATGACAGCGAAAACGGGACGGATGGATTGGCTAACGAGGCCTTTTTATCTCGCTTCCGTGTAAATTTGCTAGTGGATCAACGAGCCAACCTCACGACAGGCGTCAAACAGCCGGTGATAGAAGAAAAAGACCCTGGATTTGCCGCCTTGTTTGGCATGCTTGAAACAGCGGTTGGCGAAGCAGCGCAATGGCCGGAGTTCCTGCGCTTACGTGCCGGTAGTGTGCATCAGGCCGATGGCGGTATGTTGTTGCTGCACCTGCGCGACCTGATGCAGGACGAAGGGAATGGTAGTGCGCTGTTGGAAAAATTGTATCGCCTGATGCGCAACCGCGAAGTGCAGATTGAAGATTGGGCTAACCATGCCCAGCATGGGGCTGGCGGTAACCGTCACGGTGCACTTCCTGTATATGTCAAAATCATCATGATCGCCAGCCGTGAAGACTATTATGATTGCCTGGAAGCGCAGCCAGACTTTTTTGATTTCTTCCCGATCAAGGTCGAGTTTGAAGACCGTGTTGCCGCGTCTCTGGACAATTATGCCTGGATCGCGGGCTATATTGCGCGCAAGTGCCAGCAACAAGTATTGCCACACTTTAGCGGTGCCGCTGTCAATGTCATGTTGCAATTTATGCACAGGGTAGAAGAGGACCAGGGCCGTATCAGCACCCGTTTTGTCCATTTGGACCAGCTGATGCATGAGAGTGTGGCCGTCGCAGGCGATGCCCGCCTGGTGACGGATTCCCACGTCAAGCAGGCACTGTCAGCGCGTTTGTTGCGCCAGCAATTCTTTGAAACGCAGATTCGTGACTCTATCATTGATAATGAGCTACTGATTCAGGTGCATGGTCATGTGGTAGGCCAGGTGAATGGCTTGACCCATATTGAACTTGGCGATGCCAGCTTTGGCTCACCTATCCGCATTACGGCTCGCTGTTACCCCGGCCGTAGTGGCGTGATCAATATTGACCGCGAGGTCGAGATGAGTGGCCCCAGCCATGACAAAGGCATCTATATTCTACAAAACTGGCTCAGTGCCAGTTTTTGGGCGTTGGCGCCATTGAGCCTCAATGCTTCACTGGTGTTTGAGCAGGAATACAACGGTGTGGAAGGGGATTCTGCGTCCTGTGCCGAGTTATTTGCGTTGCTTTCGGCGCTGACAGGGCTGCCGATCAAGCAGGGCATGGCTGTGACTGGCGCGCTGAATCAATTTGGTGAGGTGATGCCGATTGGTGGCGTCAACGAAAAAATTGAAGGCTACTTCCGCGTTTGCCAGGCACTTGGATTGAATGGCGAGCAGGGTGTAATTATCCCTAAACGTAACCAGCGCCATCTGATTCTGGATGAAAGTGTGGTGACAGCTGTGAATAATGGCATGTTCAAGATTATTGCCATCGACCATGTGCTGGAAGGCATTGCCCACCTGACTGACTGTGAAGCCGGGGTGCAGGAGGCGGATGGCACCTACCAGGGCGATAGTCTGATGGCGCGGGCCCAGGCGACATTGGCCAATTACCGCCTCACGCTGGAGCGTAACCAGGCACGCATGGCCCACATTCAACAACAGCAAGATCATTTAAGCGCTTAA
- a CDS encoding RNA-binding S4 domain-containing protein, which translates to MPRTHHRKQEAPPEKDDGCRLDKWLWAARFFKTRSLAAEAVDGGKVRIDGDRAKNAREMKQGMRVSIKNKDMQIEVEVLALSNVRRGAPEAALLYRETEESLRVRQQAKESGAEHFAERDRGMGRPTKRQMREIQRFTGRG; encoded by the coding sequence ATGCCACGTACCCATCATCGCAAGCAGGAGGCACCCCCAGAAAAGGATGACGGTTGTCGCCTGGATAAATGGTTGTGGGCGGCGCGTTTTTTCAAAACCCGTAGCCTGGCTGCCGAAGCCGTAGATGGCGGTAAAGTGCGCATTGATGGTGATCGGGCCAAGAATGCGCGCGAAATGAAGCAAGGCATGCGCGTCAGCATTAAAAACAAGGATATGCAGATTGAGGTTGAAGTACTGGCCTTGAGTAATGTAAGGCGCGGTGCGCCCGAAGCAGCGTTGCTTTACCGGGAAACGGAAGAGAGCTTGCGTGTTCGCCAGCAAGCCAAAGAGAGTGGGGCCGAGCATTTTGCCGAACGTGACCGTGGCATGGGGCGTCCGACCAAGCGCCAGATGCGCGAAATTCAGCGCTTTACCGGGCGCGGTTAG
- the epsA gene encoding XrtB/PEP-CTERM-associated transcriptional regulator EpsA, whose product MLAQKKQTHWEGILQAIQNSYAIKRHIEFFNWLKQDIHPLMRHDVLLAAWGDFSNGDLHFDVSSSLPELTTQRLLEDSAIVNYLMCNLYKRWVENDDKWYVVNRFDASGIHAQSPNPFTQQLIKMHSLLVYGVRDTRGKADCIYVFFDRTKEFYVPDQMLGMIMPHVDAAIRRVGHLTPIVKDEDLLDSMTQGGLSDREQEILHWVRSGKTNLEIGMILDISANTVKNHLKRIFQKLDVSCRAQAVAKTGMVTGARRPS is encoded by the coding sequence ATGTTGGCACAAAAAAAACAAACCCATTGGGAAGGTATCCTGCAGGCCATCCAGAATTCATATGCGATCAAACGCCATATCGAATTTTTTAACTGGCTAAAACAAGACATTCATCCGCTGATGCGGCACGATGTGTTATTGGCAGCATGGGGAGACTTTAGCAACGGCGACCTGCATTTTGATGTTTCTTCCTCCTTGCCGGAACTGACCACGCAACGACTGCTCGAAGACTCTGCCATCGTCAATTACCTGATGTGTAATCTCTATAAACGCTGGGTAGAAAATGACGACAAATGGTATGTAGTGAACCGCTTTGACGCTAGTGGCATTCATGCCCAATCTCCTAACCCGTTTACGCAGCAACTGATCAAAATGCATTCACTGCTGGTGTATGGTGTGCGTGATACACGTGGCAAGGCCGATTGCATTTATGTCTTTTTTGATCGCACCAAGGAATTTTACGTGCCAGACCAAATGCTGGGCATGATCATGCCACATGTGGATGCCGCCATCCGCCGCGTGGGTCATCTGACCCCAATCGTCAAGGATGAAGACTTGCTCGACAGCATGACACAAGGGGGATTATCCGACCGCGAGCAGGAGATTCTGCATTGGGTACGTAGCGGCAAAACCAATCTTGAAATCGGCATGATTCTGGATATCAGCGCCAATACGGTGAAAAATCACCTCAAACGCATATTCCAGAAACTGGATGTGTCCTGCCGCGCACAAGCCGTGGCTAAAACCGGCATGGTGACTGGCGCACGTCGCCCCAGCTAG
- the rpsF gene encoding 30S ribosomal protein S6, with protein MRHYEIVFIVHPDQSEQVPAMIERYRAQITGNGGNIHRLEDWGRRQLAYPIQKVHKAHYVLMNIECSQEVLEELEHGFKFNDAVLRHLTISTKTAVTAPSPMMKEEKSKTIVGDAPAATTEAAA; from the coding sequence ATGCGACACTATGAAATCGTGTTTATTGTTCACCCTGACCAGAGTGAACAAGTGCCTGCAATGATTGAGCGTTACCGCGCACAAATCACAGGTAATGGCGGCAACATCCACCGTCTGGAAGACTGGGGCCGTCGTCAACTTGCCTACCCAATTCAAAAAGTACACAAAGCGCACTACGTGTTGATGAACATTGAGTGCAGCCAAGAAGTATTGGAAGAGCTGGAGCATGGCTTCAAATTTAACGATGCTGTATTACGTCACCTGACCATCTCGACTAAAACAGCCGTCACAGCACCAAGCCCAATGATGAAAGAGGAAAAATCCAAAACCATCGTGGGTGATGCACCTGCTGCGACCACTGAGGCAGCTGCTTAA
- the priB gene encoding primosomal replication protein N, giving the protein MNTLVIAATIHSVEALRYTPAGLPLLRLQLQHDSEQQEAGMSRKVQCQLPAVIIGEKANLPLQSGDQIKVKGFLAQRSAKSTQVVLHIQELQRIQY; this is encoded by the coding sequence GTGAATACGCTGGTGATCGCGGCAACCATTCACTCTGTTGAAGCGTTGCGTTACACACCGGCAGGCTTACCCTTGTTGCGATTGCAATTGCAACACGATTCAGAACAGCAAGAAGCCGGGATGAGTCGGAAAGTGCAGTGTCAGTTACCCGCAGTGATTATTGGTGAAAAAGCCAATTTACCATTGCAAAGCGGCGATCAGATCAAAGTCAAAGGTTTTTTGGCGCAGCGCAGTGCAAAGAGCACACAAGTGGTACTGCACATACAAGAGTTACAGCGAATACAGTATTAA
- the rpsR gene encoding 30S ribosomal protein S18: MARDMYKRRRYCRFSAEGIKEVDYKDVDLLKDFVSENFKIIPARMTGTKAKYQRQLTTAVKRARFLALMPYTDKHPG; the protein is encoded by the coding sequence ATGGCAAGAGATATGTACAAACGTCGCCGTTACTGCCGTTTTAGCGCAGAAGGCATCAAAGAAGTTGACTACAAAGACGTAGATCTGTTGAAAGATTTCGTTTCAGAAAACTTCAAAATCATCCCAGCCCGTATGACTGGTACTAAGGCTAAATACCAGCGCCAACTGACAACTGCGGTTAAACGCGCACGTTTCCTGGCCCTGATGCCTTACACAGACAAACACCCAGGTTAA
- the rplI gene encoding 50S ribosomal protein L9 codes for MQVILLEKVANLGSLGDVVKVKDGYGRNFLIPQGKAKRATEANKAVFAAQRAELEKQQADLLAAAQARGEKLAGFVLTVAQKAGVDGRLFGSVTNMDIAEGLKAQGHEVKKAEVRLPNGPLKTIGDFAVSVALHHDVVVDITVTVTPEA; via the coding sequence ATGCAAGTAATCTTATTGGAAAAAGTAGCAAACCTGGGTTCCCTGGGTGACGTGGTAAAAGTGAAAGACGGTTACGGCCGTAATTTCCTGATTCCACAAGGTAAAGCCAAGCGCGCGACTGAAGCAAACAAAGCAGTGTTTGCAGCACAACGTGCCGAGTTGGAAAAACAACAAGCTGACCTGTTGGCCGCTGCCCAAGCGCGTGGCGAAAAACTGGCTGGTTTCGTACTGACCGTGGCTCAAAAAGCCGGTGTTGATGGTCGTCTGTTCGGTTCCGTGACTAACATGGACATCGCTGAAGGCTTGAAAGCACAAGGCCACGAAGTGAAAAAAGCAGAAGTGCGTCTGCCAAACGGCCCACTGAAGACCATTGGTGACTTCGCTGTGAGCGTGGCTCTGCACCACGACGTAGTCGTAGACATCACTGTCACAGTGACACCAGAAGCTTAA
- the dnaB gene encoding replicative DNA helicase, with protein sequence MADEQLEFLKLPPHSIEAEQSVLGGLLLDNEALDKIADILAPQDFYQHDHKLIYEHIARLIERNQPADIVTVAESLENSNELTTVGGVAYLGALAQNTPTAANIRRYAEIVHERFVMRQLVAVGTDIAESAYQPNGRDAQQLLDEAEAKIFQIAEGGNRKSQGFLGMQVLLPQVADRIDYLYSRENHSDVTGIPTGFTDLDSMTSGLQGGDMVIIAGRPSMGKTAFAINIAENVALETNKAVAIFSMEMGATQLTTRMIGSIGRLDQHKMRNGNLEDEDWEKLTTALGKLNEAPIYIDEGAGLSSFDVRARARRLHRQTGELGLIVIDYLQLMTSPAGRAGENRATEISEISRSLKALAKELNVPLIAISQLNRSVDQRPDKRPVMSDLRESGAIEQDADLIMFVYRDEYYNPDSAEKGTAEIIIAKQRNGPIGRVRLTFMGAHTRFADYANAAYMPDEY encoded by the coding sequence ATGGCTGATGAACAACTCGAATTCTTAAAACTCCCTCCACACTCTATCGAAGCTGAGCAATCCGTACTGGGTGGGTTATTGCTCGACAATGAGGCGCTGGACAAGATTGCCGATATCCTGGCACCGCAGGACTTCTACCAGCATGACCACAAGCTGATTTACGAGCACATTGCCAGGCTGATTGAACGCAACCAGCCTGCCGATATCGTGACGGTGGCTGAATCCCTTGAAAACAGTAATGAGCTGACCACTGTGGGTGGCGTGGCTTATCTGGGAGCGCTGGCACAAAACACACCGACGGCAGCCAATATCCGCCGCTATGCGGAAATTGTGCATGAGCGCTTTGTCATGCGCCAACTGGTCGCAGTGGGCACCGACATTGCCGAAAGTGCTTACCAGCCTAATGGCCGTGATGCCCAGCAATTGCTGGATGAGGCTGAAGCCAAGATTTTCCAGATCGCAGAAGGTGGTAACCGCAAGAGCCAGGGTTTTCTGGGGATGCAGGTCTTGCTGCCACAAGTGGCTGACCGCATTGATTACCTGTATTCGCGTGAAAACCATTCCGATGTGACCGGGATCCCGACCGGGTTTACTGACCTCGACTCCATGACCTCGGGCCTGCAAGGCGGCGACATGGTGATTATTGCCGGTCGTCCTTCCATGGGTAAAACGGCATTTGCTATTAACATCGCCGAAAACGTCGCGCTCGAAACCAATAAAGCCGTGGCGATTTTCTCGATGGAGATGGGCGCGACACAGCTGACCACTCGTATGATCGGCTCGATTGGCCGCCTCGATCAGCACAAAATGCGTAACGGTAATCTTGAAGACGAGGACTGGGAAAAACTGACCACGGCGCTGGGAAAACTGAATGAAGCGCCGATTTACATTGATGAAGGCGCAGGCCTGAGCAGCTTTGACGTGCGTGCGCGTGCGCGCCGCTTACACCGCCAGACCGGCGAGCTTGGCCTGATTGTGATCGACTATTTGCAGTTGATGACCTCGCCTGCGGGGCGTGCCGGTGAGAATCGTGCGACGGAAATTTCTGAAATCTCACGGTCTCTGAAAGCTTTGGCCAAAGAGTTAAACGTGCCGCTGATTGCGATTTCGCAGCTCAACCGTAGTGTGGACCAGCGGCCGGATAAACGTCCGGTGATGAGTGACTTGCGTGAATCGGGCGCGATTGAGCAGGATGCCGACTTGATCATGTTCGTCTACCGGGACGAATACTACAACCCGGACAGTGCCGAAAAAGGCACCGCCGAGATCATTATCGCTAAGCAACGTAACGGTCCGATTGGCCGTGTACGCTTGACCTTTATGGGCGCGCATACCCGCTTTGCCGACTACGCCAATGCCGCCTACATGCCAGACGAGTATTAA
- the alr gene encoding alanine racemase yields MRPIVAHISEAALAHNLAQVRRYAPQSKVIAVVKANAYGHGLLNAARGLRETDAFAVLNISEAIALRDAGYQHPILLLEGIFSAEEMMLVDHYRLDTVVSHQAQLAWLLESRPNIPLRVFLKLDSGMHRLGFQPNEYSHALQQLRLSANVREVILMTHFANADVADGTDAAMQVVAQMMPASYARSLANSAAIVQQPHTHADWVRPGIMLYGATPVAEKPASSLGLKPVMTLQSGLIAVQEIAAGESVGYGSLFTADKPTRVGIVACGYADGYPRHAPTGTPIAVAGRLTRTLGRVSMDMLAADITDIPEATIGSTVELWGDQVPVDEVAHVSGTIGYELLCAVTARVPFKIHG; encoded by the coding sequence ATGCGTCCTATTGTCGCCCATATTTCAGAAGCAGCGCTGGCGCATAACCTGGCGCAAGTCAGGCGCTATGCGCCGCAATCCAAAGTCATTGCCGTCGTCAAGGCCAATGCCTATGGTCACGGCCTGCTCAACGCCGCGCGCGGTTTGAGGGAGACGGATGCTTTTGCGGTACTGAATATCAGTGAAGCAATTGCATTGCGTGACGCAGGCTACCAGCATCCTATCCTGTTACTTGAAGGTATTTTCTCGGCGGAGGAGATGATGCTGGTTGATCACTACCGCCTGGATACGGTGGTCTCACATCAGGCCCAGCTGGCCTGGTTGCTTGAAAGCCGCCCCAATATTCCGCTGAGGGTATTTCTCAAACTGGATAGCGGCATGCATCGCTTGGGCTTCCAGCCGAATGAGTACAGCCATGCATTACAACAATTGCGTCTTTCTGCCAATGTGCGTGAAGTGATTCTGATGACGCATTTCGCCAACGCGGATGTGGCCGATGGCACAGATGCTGCCATGCAAGTGGTGGCACAAATGATGCCCGCATCCTATGCCCGCTCGCTGGCCAATTCTGCGGCGATTGTGCAGCAACCGCATACCCATGCAGACTGGGTGCGTCCTGGCATTATGCTGTATGGCGCTACCCCTGTCGCTGAGAAACCCGCAAGCAGCCTGGGGCTGAAACCGGTGATGACCTTGCAGTCAGGGTTGATTGCCGTACAGGAAATTGCCGCGGGCGAGAGTGTAGGCTATGGCAGTTTGTTTACCGCGGACAAACCCACGCGTGTGGGCATCGTGGCTTGTGGATATGCGGATGGTTATCCGCGCCATGCCCCAACGGGGACGCCAATTGCTGTCGCGGGTCGCTTAACTCGGACGCTAGGGCGTGTTTCCATGGATATGCTGGCAGCCGATATTACTGATATTCCAGAGGCGACTATCGGCAGCACCGTGGAGTTGTGGGGTGATCAAGTGCCAGTCGATGAGGTCGCGCATGTTAGCGGCACCATAGGCTACGAACTGTTATGTGCCGTCACGGCCAGGGTACCCTTCAAAATTCATGGCTAA